The Pseudomonas hefeiensis genomic sequence CGACGACGGCATGTTCAAGTACCTGATGAACAACGCCATCGCCAGCAAGGACAGTCTCAACCTGTCCCTAGGCGTCAGCCTGACCGCCGAACAGGTTGCGGCCCTGACCCATGACATCGTCTGGATGGAAAACCGGACGGTGAATAATCAACAGGTGCTGGTGCCGGTGCTTTATCTGGCCCAGGCCAACAATCGTCTGGCGCCGAATGGTGCGCTGATTCAGGGCTCAGACGTCAGCCTGATTGCGGGTAGGAACCTGAACAATGCGGGCACCTTGCGTGCGTCCAGCAACCTGAGGGCGACGGCGGGCGACAGTCTGGTTAACAGCGGGTTGTTGGAGGCGGGGAATCGTCTTGAGGCGTTGGCGGGGAATGATCTTACTAACCGGGCGGGTGGGGTTATTGCTGGGCGGGATGTCAGTGTTGTTGCCGTGACCGGTGATTTGACCAATGAGCGAACCATCACGCGGCATGCCAGCAGCACTGGCTACAAGACTGAGCAACGCGACTTTGCTGACAGCGCGGCGCGGATTGAGGCGAGTCATGACCTGAGCGCGGGCGCTGGGCGGGATATTGCCAATGTTGGTGGTGTGCTCAAGAGTGGTAACGACACCACATTGCGCGCAGCCCGAAATATGAACATCACCGCCGCCGAGCAGGTGGACAGCCATACGCAGGGCAGCAAACATCGAGACCAGACCATTACCCAGAATGGTTCTAGCGTTACGGTTGGGCGCGATCTTCAGGCCGCTGCGGGCGGTGACCTCAAGGTGGTCGCTAGCCAGGTCGAAGCCAAGCGGAACTTGGCCATTGTCGCTACCAAGAACTTGACCTTGGGGCCAGCGGCGAATGAACAGCATTCGTATGGCCAGAGCAAGAAGGTCAAGAGCATCGAGGATCATGTCCAGCAGGTGTCCACCACGCTCAAGGCGGGCGGGGATGCGACGCTGAGCGCGGGGCAGGATCTCACGTTGGTAGCGAGTACGGTCAACGCGGGGAATGAGGCGTATCTGGTGGCGGGTAACAACCTCGCCCTGAGGGCCGCGGCGGATCAGGACTACAGCTTCTACAGCAAGACCAAGAAGTCTTCTTCCGGGAAGAAATTCCGGCTGGATGAAACGGACAGCACCACCCAGGTGGGCAGCCTGGTCAGTTCTGGCGGCAACAGCACACTGGTGGCGGGAGAAAACCTGCTGTTGGCGGGTAGCGCGGTGACCGCCGAGAAAGGTGCGACGAAATTGGTCGCAGGCAAGGATGTTCAGATTTTTGCCGTGACGGATTCCGACAGCGCTCGACATGAGCGTAAGGAAAGCAAAAGCAGTTGGGGCGGGTTCAAGTCGAGCAAAGTCCAGGACAAGGTCGACGAGAAACGCACCACGGCGGTGGGCAGCATGGTCTCCGGCGAGACGGTTACGGTCGCGGGCGGCCAAGATGTGAAAGTGACGGGCTCGTCCCTGGTCAGTACCGGTGATCTGGCAGTCCAGGCCGGGCGCGACCTGACCATCGACGCGGCGCAGAACACCTTCTCGCGCACCGATATGCATAAGGAAAAGAATCGTGACCTGACAGGTGTGCTGACCGGTAACAAGCTGGGCCTGGATGACATGACGGGCAACCAGCATCTGTTTATCAACAGCCAGAAGCACAACGGCACGGCTACAGAAACCACGCTCACCGGCAGCACAGTTGGCTCCAGCTCCGGCAATGTAACGCTGACGGCTGGGCGCGAGTTGAGTGTGGTGGCTAGTGATCTAGTCAGTACCAAAGATATGTCCTTGAACGGTGCTAACGTCACCATCGCTGCCGGGACTGAAACAGCGGATCAGATCAGCAAGGATAACTCCAGAAGTTTGGCCGTGGGGCGTGTAGTCGGCGGGATAGTGGTCGATACCGTCAAGAGCATTCGTAATGATGTACGGGCGGCACAACAAGCCGATGACAGCCGCTTAAAGGCAGTTAAAGCTGCGCAGGCGCTGCTTTCGGCCTACAACGCCATGCGCGGCGATGACAGTGCGGCTAATGAGTCGGATGGCAGGCCAGCCAACAGCAAAGGCTCTTTTATCAAAATTGGTACTGAGCTGGCTTCTACTCGCAAGAAGAGCACCAGCGAATATCACGCTGAAACGGTCAAACAATCGACACTCAACAGTGGTGGCAGCCTCGCCATCGTCGCCACGGGTAACGCGCCAGACACCAAAGGCGATATCCATATTGTTGGCAGCAGCCTTAAGGCCAACGACACCTTGTTGCAGGCCAAAAACAACATCACTCTGGAAAGTGCTCAGGACCGAAGAAATTGGGATAACCAGAACACCACCAACAAGACCAGTATTGGAGCCAGCTTCAACATCGGTGAGCAGATGGGGTTCACCCTCGACCTCGGTGCAAGAATGGCCAAGGGGATGGGGACCGGTCGTGAGGTCACCCAAGTCAACAGCACGGTCGATACGGGACTCCTGGTTCTAAAAAGTGGTCAGGACACCACGCTGGCGGGCGCTCAAGTGCGGGCTGACGCTATCAAGGCGGATATCGGAGGCAATCTGAACATCGCCTCGCGCCAGGACGAGGCAAGCCAGAAGAACAAACAAACCAGCGGCGGCGTAGGGGTGAGTATCTGTGTGCCTCCGTTCTGCCTGGGGGCAATGGTATCGGGCTCCGCTGAATTCGCTGGCAGCAAAATGAACAGCGATTACAAGGCGGTGGCCCAGCAGACCGGCTTCTTCGCGGGTAGCGGCGGTTACGACATAAATGTCGGCAAAAACACCACGCTTCAAGGCGCGGTGATTGCCAGTGAAGCCAGTGTCGACAAAAACCATCTCAGCACTGGCCGGTTGTTGGTCAGTGACATCAAAAACAAAAGCGATATCAAAAGCCAGGCCGCGGGCCTGAGCTATTCCGGTGCCACCGCAGGATTCGATGACGCCCGCTCCGGTGTCGGCGGCTCGATACCGTTGATGCTCAAGGAGTCCGACAGTAGTAAAACCCGTAGCGCCGTCAGCCTTGGGACGATCGTCGTGCGTGATGCTGCCGGGGCGAATGATCTTGAAGGTTTGAGTCGCGACACCGCCAATGCCAACGCTCACCTCGATCGGCCGGATGAAAAGGCCATGCAGGAGCGTATCGACCTGATTCAAAGCTCGGCGCAGTTGTCAGGCACCGTGATCAGTATGGTGGGCAAGGCCAAGGCAGATGCGGCAAACAAACAAGCGAAAGCGGCGGTTACCCCTGAGGAAAAACAAGCGGCTGCGGTTGCACTGGCTGACGCCAGTAGCTGGCAAGTGGGTGGTGATAAGCGGCTCATGGCGGACATCACGTCAGGGCTGATCGCTGCGGGTCTGGGCGGGGCGACAGGCAGCACAGCGGTTGGAATTGTTGCTAATACGTCGTCCAGTGACATCTTCAACAAAATCGGCAGCTTTGCCGATGCGCAGAAAAATCGAAAAGGAATTGACGACGCGACCCGAGCCGCGTGGGCGGAAGGTGGCGCGGCACGCGTGTTGTTGCATGCGTTGGCGGGGGCAGCAATTGGTTTGTCCAGCGGCAATGCCCAAAGTGGTGCGTTAGGGGTAGGTGCCTCCGCAGCGCTCATGCCATCCATAAGTAACGCGCTAAGTGGTAGCTCGCTGAATGAGAAAGAGCAAAACGCGCTGGCCACCCTAATTGCGATGAGTTTGGGGGCAGCGCTTGGTACAGGAAGCGGAGTCAGCGGCTCGGTGGTTGCGGGCAGCGGTGCGGCCTCAGTTGACCTCAATAACCGTCAGTTACACATCGTTGAGGTCAATAGAATAAAGGCTTTGGCCGGTAAGTTTGCCGAAGATCAGAAGATTTCCGTCCAAGAGGCAGAGGCCAGGCTGCTTGCCCAGGCTCAGCAAAGTGTCGACAAAGACTTCGCCACCGATCATGCGATGGTTGATCTCGGAGCGGTCGTCTTTCTCCGGTCCCAGGCAGAGACGTTTGTTGACGAAAACGGACGCGTGATGTTGATGTTTGCGCCGAGCGGCAAAGATGCTTATGAAAACGCCGGGATGTATGGCCACACTTGGAGTCAGTTTACAAACGAGCAGCGGGCGATGTTGAGCGCCGCGTCAAGCAAAACCCAGTCTCAAAAGGAAAGCGAGATATGGGATGCTACGCGCAATACTGCCCTTGCCGGTTTGGGCAAAGGGGTCGTGAATTACCCTAGCGACTCCATTAACGGAATTATCGATCTCGGAAAGCAGCTTTTTCATGTTGACGGAGTGGGTAATGAGGTTGTTGGCGTACCTCTGGACTACAGGAATGAGACAGAGCAGGAGATTGCCAAGGGTACGCAGAATCTGATAAGCAATGCCATGGCGACGTTGGGCGCTGCGTGGACCTCTACTAGAAAGGGCGTTAACACTGTAGAGAGGGAAACCGAAACCTACTTTAGAGTCGAAGGTGGCGGAAGTGGCAAGAAAACAAGCCAAAACCGGATTAGTGTGAATGAAGATGGTAGTGTGACTATTGATTCCGGGTGTAGCGGCCAACTGTGTGTAAGTACAAACGGTCCTAATCATGCTAGTTATTATCTTGCAAACAGACGGGCTGATGGGGATGTAGTGGTTTTTGAAGTGGATGCAGCTTTGCATAAGGAAATCATGGCTTCGGCGATTCAACAAAAGCCGATGCCGAACGTACCTAGGGACCCTAATGCTCCTAAAATTGTCGATCCGGGTAAAGGCGAGCCGAGTATCTCACTAGAATTACCTAAGGTATGGGATCGTCTGATTGAGCAAAGCTCTTCGAAAGCGCGGGTGTTAACAAGTAAGGAGTTTGTTGATGAATTTGGTAAATGATTTTGACAGCCTGCTTGAAAATATTTTCGAAGGAAGGAAGGACTTGGCTGTGTTTGTCGTTGGCGGTAGGTGCTATTACCTCGCAGATGATAAAGAAAATTTTTGCATTGATGTAAGGCCTGAGTATCGAGGGTATGTTGAGCGCGGTGTTATGGATGGTGATCTTTATGATGCTGCCATTTCTGCGTTTAGAGGTGGCGTCCCGGTCCTAGATATTAATACGTTTCAACGTTACCTAGATAATAACGGGGTTAAAGTTTACTCTTCTGCTTGGATGGGTGATTTTTTTAAGTATGGTCACTCCGTTGCCTATTTTGCTGAGTTCTATAGACATATAGAAGACGTTTTGTCTGGTCGCGCAGAAGCTCGTCTGGCCGAGTGGGATAAGCTAAGGATGAGGCTGCCTCGATTCTACATAAATCTTGATGGTAGGATATTTCAACATGTTGATTGGGATAGGTCGCATGAGTCTTATGTCCCTTCAGATTGGAATGCAAAAGCGTCTAGTGAGTTCGGAGAGTTGATTCCGAGTGAGAAAAAATATTGGATAGTGGATGGAATGGATTTTTGGCGTTTGCAATCTCAGGGGTAATTCTGAGGTGGTGAAAATGACTGGGATAGTGAAAAAAGGGTAGTGAGAAAAGGGACAGAATTATTTGGTTTCTCAATTCTTAATAAGTCCCCTTTTTTCTTAAATGTGTCTAGTCCTGAAATAGGTTTACACCTATTTCACCCCAACGCCCGATGCATCGCATCGGGCGTTTTGTATTTCAGAGACAGGTGTGGACGCTCGCGGTTGTAGATCGATACCGACTCACTGACCATCTTCTTCGCCTGCGTTAAATCCTGTGGCCGCTGGAGCAAAAGCTCTGTCTTCAATATCCCGTTGACCCGCTCTGCCAAGGCGTTTTGGTAGCAGTCATAGCCATCAGTCATCGAGCACCTGATGCCGTGCTTCGCATGCAACTCCTGATATATTCCCGAGCAATACTGGCTGCCTCTATCTGAGTGATGCACCAGCGGCTGCTCCGTTCGACGGTATTTCACCGCTCGGCGCAGCGCCTGCGCGACCGACTTGGTGTGTAGGCTTTCATGGACGTGATAGCCCACGATCTTTCGTGAAAAAGCATCCGTCACAAGGCTCAAGTAGGCCACACCTTCCTGAGTGGGCAGATAGGTGATGTCAGCCACCCAGACTTGTTCCGGGCCGCTGGGAATAACTTGATTAGGGCCGGGTTTGAGCAGGTTTGGATGACGCCGAAAGCGGTGATGGCTGTCGGTTGTCTTGTGATACGCCCGCTTGCGGGCTACCAATAAACGCCGTTCACGCAGAATCGAAAACAGGCGATCTCGACCCACTTGCAGCTCAAGCTGAGGTTGGCACTGCAGCAAGTAATGCAGCTTTCGGGCGCCCAAACGTGGCTGCCGCTGACGTTTTTGCTGAACGAAATCGGCAACTTTCTGATCCAGAGCGAGACGCGCCGCATCGGCGCGATTGCGTTTGTAGTAAGCCTGTCGGCTTATCCCCATGAACTGGCAAGCCCTGCTGATGCTCAAGTTTTGGATTCGTTTTTGCGCGAGGACTTGCCGGGACGCTTTTTTACGACAGAGAGACCGTAGTCATTTTTCAAGACATCCACGACCGCCTCGAAAAACTGCGCTTTCTGATTGGACAGCGCCAACTGCTCTTCAAGCTCTTTGATGCGTTGCTCTGGCGTTAATGGTCGGTTTTTGTCGGGCATAGACCCCATCCTCGGCGAGCCAATGTATGTGCCTGGGCTCCAATCTTGCCGACCATGCTTGCGTAACCACGTCAGAACGGTCGTTTTGCCTTGAATCCCGTAGCGCTCCTGAGCCTCTTTATAACTCAGCTCGCCTTTTTCGACCTGGTCGACGACCGACAATTTAAAGGTCAGCGTGTAGTCTCGCTGACTACGCCTTTTTCCTGCTTCCATTACGCCCTCCTGAAAATAGATCAGAGGGTGTAAACCTTATTCAGGACGGGACAATGTTTCCAAATAAATCTGTCCCCTTTTCTCCAAGCACCGACCTGCCGAAGAATGAAAATGAGTTCGGCGCCACGATGCCGATCGCCATCAGCGCCAGCGATGACGCCAGCAGCGTCACCCGCAGCGGTATCAGTGGCGGCACGATTGTCATCAGCAACGACGCCGAGCAGCAGAAGCGCACCGGCAAGAATGGCGAGCAAACCGTCGCCAGCCTCAACCGCGACGTGTCCAGCGACCGTGACACCAGCGGCGTGCTCAAGCCGATCTTTGATGAAGACGAGATTCGTGCCGGTTTCGAGATCGTCGGGGCGTTCGCCAACGAAGCCAGCACCTTGCTTGCCAACAAGGCCAAGGAAGTCGATCTCAAGCGCAAACAGGCTGAAGCCGCCGAGGCCAAAGCTCTGGACCCCAACGCCCAGCTCACTGACACCGAACGCCTGGCGCTGATCAACAGCTCCCAGCAGTTGAAGGCGCAAGCCCGCAACATCGCCGACAACTGGGGCGCGGGCGGCACCTACCGGCAGATCACCACCGCGCTGGTGGGCGCGGCCAGCGGCAACATCAGCGGCAGCAACGGCGCCTTCGTTCAGGGATTGGTAGTCAATTACGTGCAACAGCGGGGCGCCGGCTACATCGGCGATCTCGTCGCAGACGGCAAACTCACCGAAGGCTCGCCACTGCACGCCGCCCTGCACGGCATCGTCGCCTGCGCAGGTGCCGCCGCCAGCAGCCAGAGCTGTGGCAGCGGTGCCGCGGGCGCAGCGGCCTCGAGCCTGCTCACCGGCCTGTTCTCCGAAGCCAGCCCCGATGAAAGCGAATCCCAGCGTGAAGCCAAGCGCAACCTGATCGTCAGTATCGTCACCGGGCTGGCCGCCAACAGCTCCTCGCTCGACCCGGCCACCGCCAACAGCGCCGCCGGCGCAGCGGTGGACAACAACTGGCTGGCGACCCAGCAGTTGGTTCAGGCGGAGAAGGAGTACAGCGAGGCTGACGGTCTCGGGGCCAAAGCGCAGGTGATCGCCAAGTGGGCGTACATCCACAAGAAACAAGACGTCTTGACCCGCTTCGGCGTGGGCAAAGGCTTGGTGCAGGCGGGCTGGAGCGACGTCGAGGGTCTGGCGCAATTCCTCCTCCATCCGGTTGACGGAATCAACGGCCTCAAGGCCCTGGTCAACGACCCCGAGGCCCGCAAGCAGTTTGGCGACGGGGTGGTCAACGAACTCAACGCTAAACTCGACCGTGTTAAAGATGCCCTGGAAAACGGCGGGGATGATCGCGCCGTGCAATTGGGCCAGGACATTGGCGAGCTGGTTTGGCAGGTTGGCAGTATTGCTACGGGGGTTGGTGGGGCGGCCAAGGGTGGCGTGGCATTGGCGAAAGCCGGGATCAAGGTGGGCACGGAGGGGCTCGAGGCGATGGCCGGCCTGGCCAAGTTCGATAAGCTGGTGGCCCGTGGTGGGCAGTTTAACCCCAACGGCACCCCGCTGATGGATTTCCGGGCGCTCACCAACGCACAGAAGAGCATCATCGGCGATGTCATGGGCGGTGAGCGGATCAAGTCACTGGTGCCGAGCGCCGAGAAAATTGGCCGGGCCCCGGATATTGGCCAAACCGGTATTGATGACTTGTACAAGGTCGACAAGCCGGGTGTTGATTACTTGGTTGTGGAATACAAGTTTGGCTCGTCCAAGCTGAAGCCGACCAAAGACGGTTTGCAGATGAGTGATGATTGGTTACAGGGAACCAACACTAACTACGACCGCATTCTGGAATCGGTCGGTGGCAACCAAAAAACGGCTGACAGCATCAATAAAGCAATGGCGGCTGGTCGCGTCGAGAAGTGGTTGGTTCACACAGATCCATTCGGAAACGTTACCGTAGGTGTTCTGGAAAAAGGCGGGAAGTTTGTGACTGATCCGGTTGCAACATCCAAGTTACTGGGGGGGATTCAATGATTCGGGCACCGCTGGGAGACTCCCGCTATTGGTCGGAATGGGTTGAGTATGGTGATGAGAGCATCGTCGAGGCGCTTGAGACCGCCGCTAAACCTGCCGGCGATCCCGACTATGCGCCGCAGTACGTTTTCATCATTGCGCAGAAACACTGGCACCAGATGCTACGACGGTATTCCGCTGGAGATCCGATAGCGGACCTGTCGCGATACTTTCCTGGGCTGCTCGATGCCTGGGAAGAGGCCGAGCGCCTTGGCGCGACGGTCTGGACCCAGGAGCAGCAATTCACCCGCCACAGCTGGCGTGTCAACTACGACCATTACATCACCTGCTTCTGGCTGGTGGGGTTGGGATTGGCGCTGGATATCCCAGATGACCAGTGGAAGCGGTTGTTGGCGCTGATCGGTAACGAAGGCGGGGACTTGTTGCTCGACCGAATAATCGCGAGTCGCAGCCCTGAACGCAAAATAGGTTCAGCGCTTCTTTACCCAAAACCCTACGCTCGGTTGCTGGCGGCGGTAGACGCTCCGGCGGATTCGCAAGCATCGCTGTTGAATGCATTCGTCAAACATTGGTACACGGACGTGCGTACCGGTGCCAAGTCTGGCTCTGATCCTCAGGCCGTCAGTTACAGACATCCCTATTGGTACACCTACGGCGATGAAAACTTCGACGGCGGCGCCTATTTCGGTCGTTGGTGCGTGGAGGCGGTGGCGGCGGTCAAGGCTTTTGATATGGACGATTCACAGTGTTTGGGGCTTGAGCATTACCCAGGGGACTTATTGAGGCCCAACGGCCCGAGTACGCACCCGGTAACGCGGCAGGAAGCCGAGCCACCTGCAACGGTGGCTGCGGAAAGTAAAGCTGGATTTTGGGCGAGGTTGTTGGGGCGGCGTTAGCTGTCCCGAAATGGGCGACCCACAAGTCGCCCGTTTTCTTTATTCCCCTTTTCTTCAAGAACCAGCGAGAAATATGGCTACCCTTTTTTCGAGGTAGGCAGGAGGTCGGTATGAAATATTACTTACTGCGCGAAGATATGCAGATTCCTCAATGCCGGTATTTGGGAGAAATCAAACACTGCAATAATTGGCTCTTCA encodes the following:
- a CDS encoding hemagglutinin repeat-containing protein — translated: MDDRQHAFLARQPSAALQPPEHFWGMPKRGLAFLLANVMFWQPLWAQADGIVVSAPGTRLGQAGNGVPIVNIAKPNGSGLSHNQFKDYNVGSNGVILNNATNVTQATQLGGIILGNPNLKGAGAKIILNEVNGGNPSQLRGYTEVAGQSAHVIVANPYGISCNGCGFINTPKATLTTGKPIIENGQLSRYQVDQGSVAIEGAGLNANNVDRFEIITRSAKINAEIQAKNLTIIAGRNDVNANTLNATARADDGSTKPQLAIDSSALGGMYAGAIKLVGTEAGVGVKLDGKMVASGGDIQLDANGHLSMAETAATGAVDIQAKSVETRGQVYAGSRLDVKTPGDLTSQNNLVARDSIRLDSGGTLSNNGIIEAGVNADNSRNTAGDVTLTAKQLNNGGRTVIASRDLNVTTTAALNNQGGTLSGQRKTTVTGNMVDNRNKGRLLGGTELHLNADQVLNSQGGLINSQGLLTANLGHLENNAGELSSLNSATLILGSLDNLTGLVMAGKNLDITNTGAIKNQGGELSSQGVMTVRTASLDNRSKGTVAANGKLVVTATGKVNNADQGLIASRSAGVELEASSLDNAKGTLQGKGLVTVDVSGDIDNQGGTIIAQDADLNIEAANLDNRGGVLSSVKAALEARTTGVLRNGYDLDGQGGTIQAQGLNIQALAGLFNDGGRMAAQAGDIVITNAGADIDNRSGGMYATGKVKVIGRDIDNSGGGQVSANRIDFDLSGALNNNAGIIESQDSLDILAASLSNQKGQLRTLGQNSTTVFNIGGLFDNNDGTLETASQNVGLDTNSLQNVGGKLLHTGLGVFGISQANLGQAGGQLVTYGNLTVTADRWTNSTAIQAGHLVVDVDQMTQTATGQLLSTDSLVGRGSNWHVDGLIGSDGTIDLQLTGAYTGNGRLSSLGTLGLKAALINLEQNGSIAGAGNTTVVVDGVLNSYGRLTSAADMSVTAATINNYGTLGSAGALGVSTGDLLNERGLIFSAGNTSLRVDSLTNRYADIYSLGNLSIDRDGLGTHASRILNSSGSLQSDGSMRLAASTIDNVREILTTNDAGIYTASIRGVACIAGVNAGDCRGGKQNQVWQIIQRDKFEVTAASAASSITTGGNLDIQGGALTNQSSSIGAAGALTANLVSLNNIGLETGEIETSRTFMSARTRSPGSRRDAANTFTNKYWIQSPTYDPNDLSGLEAAMSRFIGRTERELPQFRTQIATTDNQTYAAIIQAGGAINIPTQGDVNSGVVRGGYNYVGAGPRTDTQADNAFSTRISVNRQLPPNLIQQQVDPLALPGFDLPTGQNGLFRMSGDGSTTPTQSTGLTQVRGLPDRSFQANPQKYLIETNPALTDMRRFMSSDYLLTNLGYDPDTAAKRLGDGFYEQRLIQQAVIARTGQRFLDGQNSDDGMFKYLMNNAIASKDSLNLSLGVSLTAEQVAALTHDIVWMENRTVNNQQVLVPVLYLAQANNRLAPNGALIQGSDVSLIAGRNLNNAGTLRASSNLRATAGDSLVNSGLLEAGNRLEALAGNDLTNRAGGVIAGRDVSVVAVTGDLTNERTITRHASSTGYKTEQRDFADSAARIEASHDLSAGAGRDIANVGGVLKSGNDTTLRAARNMNITAAEQVDSHTQGSKHRDQTITQNGSSVTVGRDLQAAAGGDLKVVASQVEAKRNLAIVATKNLTLGPAANEQHSYGQSKKVKSIEDHVQQVSTTLKAGGDATLSAGQDLTLVASTVNAGNEAYLVAGNNLALRAAADQDYSFYSKTKKSSSGKKFRLDETDSTTQVGSLVSSGGNSTLVAGENLLLAGSAVTAEKGATKLVAGKDVQIFAVTDSDSARHERKESKSSWGGFKSSKVQDKVDEKRTTAVGSMVSGETVTVAGGQDVKVTGSSLVSTGDLAVQAGRDLTIDAAQNTFSRTDMHKEKNRDLTGVLTGNKLGLDDMTGNQHLFINSQKHNGTATETTLTGSTVGSSSGNVTLTAGRELSVVASDLVSTKDMSLNGANVTIAAGTETADQISKDNSRSLAVGRVVGGIVVDTVKSIRNDVRAAQQADDSRLKAVKAAQALLSAYNAMRGDDSAANESDGRPANSKGSFIKIGTELASTRKKSTSEYHAETVKQSTLNSGGSLAIVATGNAPDTKGDIHIVGSSLKANDTLLQAKNNITLESAQDRRNWDNQNTTNKTSIGASFNIGEQMGFTLDLGARMAKGMGTGREVTQVNSTVDTGLLVLKSGQDTTLAGAQVRADAIKADIGGNLNIASRQDEASQKNKQTSGGVGVSICVPPFCLGAMVSGSAEFAGSKMNSDYKAVAQQTGFFAGSGGYDINVGKNTTLQGAVIASEASVDKNHLSTGRLLVSDIKNKSDIKSQAAGLSYSGATAGFDDARSGVGGSIPLMLKESDSSKTRSAVSLGTIVVRDAAGANDLEGLSRDTANANAHLDRPDEKAMQERIDLIQSSAQLSGTVISMVGKAKADAANKQAKAAVTPEEKQAAAVALADASSWQVGGDKRLMADITSGLIAAGLGGATGSTAVGIVANTSSSDIFNKIGSFADAQKNRKGIDDATRAAWAEGGAARVLLHALAGAAIGLSSGNAQSGALGVGASAALMPSISNALSGSSLNEKEQNALATLIAMSLGAALGTGSGVSGSVVAGSGAASVDLNNRQLHIVEVNRIKALAGKFAEDQKISVQEAEARLLAQAQQSVDKDFATDHAMVDLGAVVFLRSQAETFVDENGRVMLMFAPSGKDAYENAGMYGHTWSQFTNEQRAMLSAASSKTQSQKESEIWDATRNTALAGLGKGVVNYPSDSINGIIDLGKQLFHVDGVGNEVVGVPLDYRNETEQEIAKGTQNLISNAMATLGAAWTSTRKGVNTVERETETYFRVEGGGSGKKTSQNRISVNEDGSVTIDSGCSGQLCVSTNGPNHASYYLANRRADGDVVVFEVDAALHKEIMASAIQQKPMPNVPRDPNAPKIVDPGKGEPSISLELPKVWDRLIEQSSSKARVLTSKEFVDEFGK
- a CDS encoding PoNi-like cognate immunity protein, with the protein product MIRAPLGDSRYWSEWVEYGDESIVEALETAAKPAGDPDYAPQYVFIIAQKHWHQMLRRYSAGDPIADLSRYFPGLLDAWEEAERLGATVWTQEQQFTRHSWRVNYDHYITCFWLVGLGLALDIPDDQWKRLLALIGNEGGDLLLDRIIASRSPERKIGSALLYPKPYARLLAAVDAPADSQASLLNAFVKHWYTDVRTGAKSGSDPQAVSYRHPYWYTYGDENFDGGAYFGRWCVEAVAAVKAFDMDDSQCLGLEHYPGDLLRPNGPSTHPVTRQEAEPPATVAAESKAGFWARLLGRR